A single Kryptolebias marmoratus isolate JLee-2015 linkage group LG16, ASM164957v2, whole genome shotgun sequence DNA region contains:
- the has1 gene encoding hyaluronan synthase 1: MGGGLKKQACGSISPTTLNFTPSNQPGIKAADLKPKKADIRELMKLKHYLKKLGSITRAFLTFLFALLVLGVMVWAYVAGFQLVTSLYGIISFGFYGLLLSLHVLVQSLFAFIEHRRMKARTDPCSYTKTIGFTISAYQEDPIYLKECLNSIKALKYPSELLRIIMVIDGNTNDDLYMMDMFKEVFADEDPGLYVWRNNYHTWDPTQVEQDEEKAAGAEADYIFEEDPQRKEVEHLIQTRRCVCIMQKWGGKREVMYTAFKALGSLVDYIQVCDSDTKLDSLATIELCKVLESDPRYGAVGGDVMILNLKDSYISFMSSLRYWMAFNIERSCQSFFNCVSCISGPLGLYRNDILQQFLESWYNQKFLGTHCTFGDDRHLTNRMLSMGYATKYTARSKCYTETPAQFLRWLNQQTRWTKSYFREWLYNAMWWHKHHLWMTYESIVSGVFPFFVTATIIQLFWTGTLWDILWILCCIQLIGLVKAAYACLLRQNWVMVFMSLYSSLYMTSLLPAKYFAILTMNKSSWGTSGRRKIVGNYMPLLPLSVWAAVLLGGLGYTIYRESLNDWLSPEKVLETQFLVFGCAAYLCYWLLMMFLYWAWFRRLCRKRSQTYNVSV; encoded by the exons GGAACTAATGAAGTTGAAACATTACTTAAAGAAGCTGGGCTCGATAACTCGTGCCTTCCTCACCTTCCTGTTTGCGCTGCTGGTTCTGGGGGTCATGGTGTGGGCTTACGTTGCGGGCTTCCAGCTGGTGACCTCCCTGTATGGAATCATCTCCTTTGGCTTTTACGGACTCCTCCTCTCACTCCATGTGCTGGTCCAAAGCCTCTTTGCCTTTATCGAGCACCGGCGAATGAAGGCCCGCACAGACCCATGCAGCTACACGAAAACTATCGGCTTCACTATATCTGCCTACCAGGAGGACCCCATCTACCTCAAAGAGTGCCTCAACTCCATCAAGGCCCTCAAGTACCCATCGGAGCTGCTGCGTATCATCATGGTGATCGACGGGAACACTAATGATGACCTGTACATGATGGACATGTTTAAGGAGGTGTTTGCAGACGAGGATCCTGGTCTGTATGTGTGGAGGAACAACTACCACACGTGGGATCCCACCCAGGTTGAGCAGGACGAAGAAAAGGCAGCAGGAGCTGAAGCCGATTATATATTTGAAGAGGATCCTCAGAGAAAAGAGGTGGAGCACCTGATCCAGACCAGAAGGTGTGTGTGCATCATGCAGAAGTGGGGAGGCAAGCGGGAGGTGATGTACACAGCATTTAAAGCACTTGGCTCGTTGGTGGACTACATACAG GTGTGTGATTCGGACACAAAGCTGGACTCTTTAGCCACCATAGAGCTGTGCAAGGTGTTGGAGAGTGATCCTAGGTATGGAGCTGTGGGAGGAGACGTGATGATCCTCAACCTCAAAGACTCTTACATCAGCTTCATGAGCAGTCTCAGGTACTGGATGGCTTTCAACATCGAAAGATCCTGCCAGTCTTTTTTCAACTGTGTGTCCTGCATCAGCGGTCCTCTGG GTCTGTACAGGAACGACATCCTGCAGCAGTTTCTAGAGTCCTGGTACAATCAGAAGTTTTTGGGAACTCACTGCACGTTTGGGGATGACAGACATCTCACCAACCGTATGCTGAGCATGGGCTATGCCACAAA ATACACGGCACGCTCAAAATGCTACACGGAGACTCCTGCTCAGTTCCTCCGCTGGCTAAACCAGCAGACTCGCTGGACGAAGTCCTACTTCCGGGAGTGGCTCTACAATGCCATGTGGTGGCACAAGCATCACCTCTGGATGACCTACGAGTCCATTGTTTCGggtgtttttcctttctttgtcaCTGCCACCATCATCCAGCTGTTTTGGACGGGCACGCTGTGGGACATCCTCTGGATCCTCTGCTGCATTCAGCTCATCGGCCTGGTGAAGGCGGCCTACGCCTGCCTCCTGCGGCAGAACTGGGTGATGGTGTTCATGTCGCTGTACTCTTCTCTCTACATGACCAGCCTGCTGCCTGCGAAGTACTTCGCCATCCTTACGATGAACAAGAGCAGCTGGGGGACGTCAGGCAGGCGTAAGATTGTCGGTAACTACATGCCCCTCCTCCCTCTGTCGGTATGGGCTGCTGTTTTATTAGGTGGTCTTGGTTACACAATCTACAGGGAGAGTCTAAATGATTGGCTCAGTCCAGAAAAAGTACTGGAGACCCAGTTTCTTGTGTTTGGTTGTGCAGCATACTTGTGCTACTGGCTGCTGATGATGTTCCTCTACTGGGCTTGGTTCCGCAGGTTGTGTCGAAAACGCTCCCAAACGTACAATGTGAGTGTGTAG